In Capillimicrobium parvum, a genomic segment contains:
- a CDS encoding AAA family ATPase, translating to MSGGSAARAGAPQAVVDRVPDLDTLIAALDEVGYIADPALATTMFLGLRLPQPILLEGEAGVGKTSAATALADALGTPLIRLQCYEGIDAAEALYEWNYPRQLLAIRAAEARGEPLDEDSLFADAYLLRRPLLRAIEHPGPLPAVLLIDELDRADDDFEAFLLELLAESSVTVPELGTIRAAIAPLVVLTSNRTRDLHDALKRRCLYHWIDYPDQEREAEIVRRRVPAAAQSLAVEVSAAVGRLRALDMQKPPGVAEAIDWTAALRVLGIDRLTADAADRTLGSVLKDRDDEVAVRAAGLERIAGGADE from the coding sequence GTGAGCGGCGGCAGCGCGGCGCGGGCGGGCGCACCGCAGGCGGTCGTCGACCGCGTCCCGGACCTCGACACGCTGATCGCCGCGCTCGACGAGGTCGGCTACATCGCCGATCCCGCGCTCGCCACGACGATGTTCCTGGGCTTGCGCCTCCCCCAGCCGATCCTGCTCGAGGGCGAGGCGGGCGTCGGCAAGACGAGCGCGGCGACCGCGCTGGCCGACGCGCTCGGCACCCCGCTGATCCGCCTGCAGTGCTACGAGGGCATCGACGCGGCCGAGGCGCTGTACGAGTGGAACTATCCGCGCCAGCTCCTGGCGATCCGGGCCGCCGAGGCCCGCGGCGAGCCGCTCGACGAGGACTCGCTGTTCGCCGACGCCTACCTGCTGCGCCGGCCGCTGCTGCGCGCCATCGAGCACCCGGGCCCGCTGCCCGCCGTGCTGCTCATCGACGAGCTCGACCGCGCCGACGACGACTTCGAGGCGTTCCTGCTCGAGCTGCTCGCCGAGTCGAGCGTGACGGTGCCGGAGCTGGGGACGATCCGCGCGGCGATCGCGCCGCTCGTCGTGCTGACGTCCAACCGCACCCGCGACCTGCACGACGCGCTCAAGCGCCGCTGCCTGTACCACTGGATCGACTACCCCGACCAGGAGCGCGAGGCCGAGATCGTCCGCCGCCGGGTTCCCGCCGCGGCGCAGTCGCTCGCCGTCGAGGTCAGCGCCGCGGTGGGCCGGCTGCGAGCACTCGACATGCAGAAGCCGCCGGGCGTCGCGGAGGCGATCGACTGGACGGCGGCGCTGCGGGTGCTCGGGATCGACCGGCTGACCGCGGACGCCGCCGATCGCACGCTCGGCTCGGTGCTCAAGGACCGCGACGACGAGGTCGCGGTGCGCGCGGCCGGCCTGGAGCGGA
- a CDS encoding aerobic carbon-monoxide dehydrogenase large subunit, translated as MASTELPPQEERPIGFGRMLRKEDPRFIRGRGRYVDDIQLPGMLHGAILRSPLAHARIASIDTAAAMAHPKVHAVITGKDLEAQGLAWMPTLSADVCAVLATDKVRFQGQEVAFVVADDRYSARDALELIDVEYEPLPVLVDAKKALDPDAPIIRDEIEGRTDNHIFDWESGDAAACDEVFARADVVVAQDMLYPRVHPAPMETCGCVADYDRVEGRLTLWETSQAPHAHRTLFALVAGLPEERIRVVSPDIGGGFGNKVGIYPGYVCATVASIVTGKPVKWMEDRTENLVSTSFARDYHMRGEIAATKDGKILGIRTRVLADHGAFNTTAQPTKYPAGFFHIFTGSYDIEAAHCKVTGVYTNKAGGGVAYACSFRVTEAVYLVERMVDVLAAELGMDPAELRMKNLLKPEQFPYENKTGWVYDSGDYPTALRMALDMVGYDELRREQAEKRRAHAERGSGDGAAGGGAGGELMGIGVAFFTETVGAGPRKHMDIVGLGMSDGAELRIHPTGKAQLGISCQTQGQGHETTFAQIVAEELGIPPEDVEVVHGDTDRTPFGLGTYGSRSTPVSGAATAVVARKVRERARIVAAAMLEASADDLEWEKGRFFVKGDPSRGATIQEIAMGAHGTVELPEGIEPGLDAETVYDPPNLTFPFGAYVCVVDVDPGTGVVKVRRFVAVDDCGTRINPMIIEGQIHGGLTDGVGMALMQLISFDEEGNCLGGSFMDYLVPTALEVPEWETGHTVTPSPHHPIGAKGIGESATVGSPPAVVNAVIDALEPYGVRHADMPLTPARVWAAMQGRAEPPA; from the coding sequence ATGGCCTCCACCGAGCTGCCGCCCCAGGAGGAGCGCCCCATCGGCTTCGGCCGGATGCTGCGCAAGGAGGACCCGCGGTTCATCCGCGGCCGCGGCCGCTACGTCGACGACATCCAGCTGCCGGGAATGCTGCACGGGGCGATCCTGCGCAGCCCGCTCGCCCACGCGCGGATCGCGTCGATCGACACGGCCGCCGCGATGGCGCACCCGAAGGTCCACGCCGTCATCACCGGCAAGGACCTCGAGGCACAGGGGCTGGCCTGGATGCCCACGCTCTCGGCGGACGTGTGCGCGGTCCTCGCGACCGACAAGGTCCGCTTCCAGGGCCAGGAGGTCGCGTTCGTCGTCGCCGACGACCGGTACTCCGCGCGTGACGCGCTCGAGCTCATCGACGTCGAGTACGAGCCGCTGCCCGTCCTCGTCGACGCCAAGAAGGCGCTCGACCCCGACGCGCCGATCATCCGCGACGAGATCGAGGGGCGCACGGACAACCACATCTTCGACTGGGAGTCGGGGGACGCGGCGGCGTGCGACGAGGTCTTCGCGCGCGCCGACGTCGTCGTGGCGCAGGACATGCTCTACCCGCGCGTGCACCCGGCGCCGATGGAGACGTGCGGCTGCGTGGCCGACTACGATCGCGTCGAGGGCCGCCTGACGCTGTGGGAGACCAGCCAGGCGCCGCACGCCCACCGGACGCTGTTCGCCCTGGTCGCCGGGCTGCCCGAGGAGCGCATCCGCGTGGTCTCGCCCGACATCGGCGGCGGCTTCGGCAACAAGGTCGGCATCTACCCGGGCTACGTCTGCGCGACGGTCGCCTCCATCGTCACCGGCAAGCCGGTCAAGTGGATGGAGGACCGCACCGAGAACCTCGTCTCCACGTCGTTCGCCCGCGACTACCACATGCGCGGCGAGATCGCGGCGACGAAGGACGGCAAGATCCTCGGCATCCGCACGCGGGTGCTGGCCGACCACGGCGCCTTCAACACGACCGCTCAGCCGACGAAGTACCCGGCCGGGTTCTTCCACATCTTCACCGGCTCCTACGACATCGAGGCCGCGCACTGCAAGGTGACCGGCGTCTACACGAACAAGGCCGGCGGAGGGGTCGCGTACGCCTGCTCGTTCCGCGTCACCGAGGCGGTGTACCTCGTCGAGCGGATGGTCGACGTGCTCGCGGCCGAGCTCGGCATGGACCCCGCCGAGCTGCGGATGAAGAACCTGCTCAAGCCCGAGCAGTTCCCCTACGAGAACAAGACCGGCTGGGTCTACGACTCCGGCGACTACCCGACCGCGCTGCGGATGGCGCTCGACATGGTCGGCTACGACGAGCTGCGCCGCGAGCAGGCCGAGAAGCGGCGGGCACACGCCGAGCGGGGCTCGGGCGATGGCGCCGCCGGCGGCGGGGCGGGCGGCGAGTTGATGGGCATCGGCGTCGCGTTCTTCACGGAGACGGTCGGCGCGGGGCCGCGCAAGCACATGGACATCGTCGGCCTGGGCATGTCCGACGGCGCGGAGCTGCGCATCCACCCGACCGGCAAGGCGCAGCTCGGCATCAGCTGCCAGACGCAGGGCCAGGGCCACGAGACGACGTTCGCGCAGATCGTCGCCGAGGAGCTCGGCATCCCGCCCGAGGACGTCGAGGTGGTCCACGGCGACACGGACCGCACGCCGTTCGGGCTGGGCACCTACGGCTCGCGCTCGACCCCGGTGTCGGGCGCGGCGACCGCGGTCGTCGCGCGCAAGGTCCGCGAGCGCGCGCGGATCGTGGCGGCGGCGATGCTCGAGGCCTCCGCCGACGACCTCGAGTGGGAGAAAGGCCGCTTCTTCGTCAAGGGCGACCCCTCCCGCGGCGCGACGATCCAGGAGATCGCGATGGGCGCGCACGGGACGGTCGAGCTGCCCGAGGGCATCGAGCCCGGCCTGGACGCCGAGACGGTCTACGACCCGCCGAACCTGACGTTCCCGTTCGGCGCGTACGTCTGCGTCGTCGACGTGGACCCGGGCACCGGGGTCGTCAAGGTCCGGCGGTTCGTGGCCGTCGACGACTGCGGCACGCGGATCAACCCGATGATCATCGAAGGCCAGATCCACGGCGGACTGACCGACGGAGTCGGGATGGCCCTCATGCAGCTCATCTCGTTCGACGAGGAGGGCAACTGCCTCGGCGGCTCGTTCATGGACTACCTGGTGCCGACCGCGCTCGAGGTGCCCGAGTGGGAGACCGGCCACACGGTCACCCCGTCGCCGCACCACCCGATCGGGGCGAAGGGGATCGGCGAGTCGGCGACGGTCGGCTCGCCGCCCGCCGTGGTCAACGCGGTCATCGACGCGCTCGAGCCCTACGGGGTCCGCCACGCGGACATGCCGCTGACGCCGGCGCGGGTGTGGGCGGCGATGCAGGGACGCGCGGAGCCGCCGGCTTGA
- a CDS encoding XdhC family protein: MSVAEPYVEATVVHVVRPASARPGDRARIDARGRIHGFVGGDCAEESVRLHALRALETGEPLLLRIVGTAGEGGSPGDVDVEEGCLSVGNPCLSGGGLEIFLEPHLPAPRLVVAGDTPIAGALRELAAAAGYDVVPGGGGVRGDDAAVVVASHGRDEEGVLADALAAEVPYIGLVASRRRGPAVLAALGEADAARVRTPAGLDIGALTPAEIAVSILAEIVAVRRAAERTDVAVAVDPVCGMEVAATDETPHLDVDGERMWFCSEHCRGAYSTHGRTR; this comes from the coding sequence TTGAGCGTCGCCGAGCCCTATGTCGAGGCGACGGTCGTCCACGTCGTGCGCCCCGCGAGCGCACGGCCGGGCGACCGCGCCCGCATCGACGCCCGCGGGCGCATCCACGGCTTCGTCGGCGGCGACTGCGCGGAGGAGAGCGTGCGCCTGCACGCGCTGCGCGCGCTCGAGACCGGCGAGCCGCTGCTGCTGCGGATCGTGGGGACCGCGGGCGAGGGCGGCAGTCCCGGCGACGTCGACGTCGAGGAGGGCTGCCTGTCGGTGGGCAACCCGTGCCTGAGCGGCGGAGGGCTGGAGATCTTCCTCGAGCCGCACCTGCCCGCGCCCCGGCTGGTCGTCGCCGGCGACACGCCGATCGCCGGCGCGCTGCGCGAGCTCGCGGCGGCCGCCGGCTACGACGTCGTGCCCGGTGGCGGGGGGGTGCGAGGCGACGACGCCGCAGTGGTCGTCGCCTCGCACGGCCGGGACGAGGAGGGCGTGCTCGCGGACGCGCTGGCCGCGGAGGTCCCGTACATCGGCCTCGTGGCGAGCCGGCGGCGCGGGCCGGCGGTCCTCGCCGCGCTCGGCGAGGCGGACGCGGCGCGGGTCCGGACGCCCGCGGGCCTCGACATCGGCGCGCTGACGCCGGCCGAGATCGCGGTGTCGATCCTGGCCGAGATCGTGGCGGTGCGCCGCGCGGCCGAGCGGACCGATGTGGCCGTCGCGGTCGACCCGGTGTGCGGCATGGAGGTCGCCGCGACGGACGAGACGCCGCACCTCGACGTCGACGGTGAGCGCATGTGGTTCTGCTCCGAGCACTGCCGCGGGGCATACTCCACCCATGGACGAACGCGTTAG
- a CDS encoding nucleotidyltransferase family protein, which produces MDERVSGLVLAAGGSRRLGTPKQLLPLGGRTLLDAVLDVARACPFDQLIVALGGGAADVRAKVDLSGSRVVVNESYGSGCSSSIAAALPVVDPAADVLVLMLGDQPGVRPETVRALLAGRGDAPLAACRYDDGRGHPLAFSRATFGELAGLHGDKAVWRLMDERAGEVADVPVAGRVPADVDTWEDYEELRAAEVAS; this is translated from the coding sequence ATGGACGAACGCGTTAGCGGCCTGGTGCTGGCGGCCGGAGGATCCCGGCGGCTGGGGACGCCCAAGCAGCTCCTGCCGCTCGGCGGGCGCACCCTGCTCGACGCCGTGCTCGACGTCGCGCGCGCCTGCCCCTTCGACCAGCTGATCGTCGCCCTCGGCGGCGGCGCGGCCGACGTGCGTGCGAAGGTCGACCTGTCGGGTAGCCGGGTGGTGGTGAACGAGTCCTATGGCAGCGGATGCTCGTCGTCGATCGCGGCGGCGCTGCCGGTCGTCGACCCGGCGGCGGACGTGCTCGTGCTCATGCTCGGCGATCAGCCGGGCGTGCGCCCCGAGACCGTGCGCGCGCTGCTGGCCGGCCGCGGCGACGCGCCGCTGGCCGCGTGCCGGTACGACGACGGCCGCGGCCACCCGCTCGCGTTCTCGCGCGCGACGTTCGGTGAGCTGGCGGGCCTGCACGGCGACAAGGCGGTGTGGCGCCTGATGGACGAGCGGGCCGGCGAGGTCGCCGACGTGCCGGTGGCTGGGCGCGTTCCGGCCGACGTCGACACGTGGGAGGACTACGAGGAGCTGCGGGCGGCGGAGGTGGCGTCGTGA